GGTGTTTGGCGTCCTCGGTCTCATTTTTATTGGCGTCGAGATCTGGGCCGGGGACCGCGCCACCGTCCCGCCGCGTCTGATCAAGAACCGTAACATTTGGGGCTCGGCATGGTATGCACTTGCTATTGGCGCTGCTTTCTTTGTCCTGACATTTTATGTGAGCCACCCTTTCCATTTGATTGTTTTGCCTGTTCCCACTAGGTCTAAGCAACGCTCTAACACTCTTAGCTTCCTATCTGGTTCCAATCGATTAAGGGGGCAACCGCCTTGAAATCCGGCATCATGAACCTGCCCACGATCCTCTCGGTTGTGGTTATATCTATCCTGTCCGGTGGACTCGTCACCATCTGCGGATACTACACCCCCTTCATGATCGCCTCGTCCGTCATCATGACTATCGGCGCAGGGCTACTGTCAACCTTGGAGACAGATTCAAACCACTCCAAGTGGATCGGGTATCAGGCGCTCTTTGGTATCGGGCTGGGTCTTGGTATGCAGCAGCCTATGATCGTCGCTCAGACCGCCCTTAAGCCAGAAGATATCCCCAGTGGCACAGCCATCGTCATGTTCGCTCAGACTCTTGGTGGCGCTATCTTCGTCTCGGTCGGGCAGAACGTGTTCCAGAACCAGCTCATCAAGAACTTGGCTCAGTATGCGCCTGATCAGGACGCTGCGAAGCTTATCTCTGCCGGCGCTACGATGCTCCGTACTGTGGTTAGTGGCGATGCTCTACACCGTGTCCTGACTGCCTATAATGCTGCTGTCGTGCATACGTTCTACGTTGCTGTTGCCATGGGCGCGTTGTCGCTCATTGGACCCATCTTCATTGAATGGTTGTCtgtcaagggcaagaagatcGAGGTCACCCCTATTTGAGGCTTAATTACCGACTGCTGCAGCCTTTTCGTGCACATTCTTAATATTCGCacccttctcttctcttgttTCCGTTCCTTATAGGATGGTCTGTGGAACATTGTACTGAGCCATATGCCCACCTTTCTATTGTCTATGATATTTAGGGCGTATATTAATCTTGGCTatagcccccccccccaaataGTATCATTGCTTTTGTGCGATGGATTTCTTCTTTCGCCTGAATGCGTTTCGTTTCTAAACTGAAAGAGAGCCCTGTTTCCATCTCACTCGAGAGGCCTAGACCGAAAGGTGTCAGGGAATATTCCGTTCATGCATAATCCCGTGGTTTGTGAAATGGTAGTGGCATTCCTTCCTCTCTTGATTGGATCTAGCCACGGAGAATCGGACCACAGCGTCCTATGCTGCCTCCTCTATTTTGCGGCTTGGACAAGGCTGCTTTGTTTCTTGTCGGCTTGGTCGCGATGATCGCCGGACAGATGTTGTTCACAATCGGTTTATCAAACACACTGTGAGTATCAGACGtgagatgaagatgatcacaCATCTGTTTGACATGATCCAGTCGTTTTGAAGTCGAGATCATTTAGCTTGTTGTTTGTTGCTGCTTCCGTTGCTCATGGTCTAAGGATCATCGGATACACTCATCGACATTAGAATATCTAGTGATCGCTTTACCACGGGGGATAGAGGGTGGTGCAAACATTATCATAACCAATCGATAGATGGGCAGATGGCCCAGTAAAATTCTCGACTGACTTTCCAACGTTGAATCGGGGTTATGATTTGGCCCTCAATAGATAGACCCGTTTGACATGTTATTGTACCACTTTCATTGAATAAAGCAACGCTCAACTAGCACCAAAGAAGCGAAATGATCAGACAACACCTAAACCCCCGCATATAAGCTCAAATAAACACCCCAGATCACACCACATGCACTTGCGAAGACCACTCGTCGATCTACAGGAATGACTGTGTACATTAAGACTGAAACAACTGGCCGATACTTCAGACGGGCAATCATAAGAGGCCGGAAATCCTACAGAAGTCAGCATCTGTGTAATCAACACTGTTTATTCAACAGTAGAGTCACCTACCAAAACAACCAACTCCCACGATTTTGCCAGAGTCTCTCCCTTCAGCAGATTGATGACAATCACAAATAACACAAGATTCACGATCGAGGCTGCGGTTTGATCATAGAAGAATTTCATGAAGAAGCTACGCAGCCCGGATATCTGCGGCCGTTGGACATgcttttctttctccttgTGGCTAGGGAGTGAATCATCCTGGTGAGACCTTGAAAAGAGGGAAAGCCATGAGCGGGGTGAAAAGATTGATTTCAGCGATTGGACACTGAATGCATCAGAGAGCTCGGAACGCGAAGGAACTCCTGGATAACGCGCTTCCAGAGCGCGTTGCCAGTAGAAATTGGGGGCCACAATTAAGATGCCATAGCccagaaattggaggagagcCACTGTGTTTAGAGTAAATGGAGCCTAGCAATTGGTTAATCCTATCATCTTTGAGCATAGAACTTCTTTGATAGAAGTTCTTACTTTGTTGTTGCGCTGATCAATCAGCTGCGCGAGGATGTTGGAGACGGCGTTCAAAACGGTCGCCTGCACGAACGTCACAATCAGGGGCGAGGTCATGATGGAGTAGCCCCTTCAGTACGATCCATGTAAATATCAACCTTCAACTGTACACAAATGAAATGATCGAGAAGGGTTGCCGCGTGCAACCGTGTCCTGAGAAGTTGAGATGGTAGGGGGCGGCTAAGGCTGAAAAAGATTAAGCGACACTTGGATGtttcaactttttttttgttttattCCAACTTCTATATGATCGCTTTGAGACGGATTAATTGCCTTCCCAAAACCAATTCTACCACCTTAAATTATCTTCGTCGGAAGACAACATTTGGTCCATTCTTGGCGGAGGTAAAATGATCCGTCAGCGCCAGATGTCCCGCGTCCTCGCCCTGACGATCCGCCAATGACATGTCAAAGAGGAACACCAGCCGCGCCAGTGTCAGCCGCATCTCCATAAAAGCCATGCTCTTACCAATACATCCACGGGGTCCAATGCTAAACGGACAAAATGCGTGCCGCGCAGCCTCCATGCTCTCCTTAGTCGTCTGCCAGGACACTCCAGAGACCGTGCAGGTGGCGTCCTCAATCCAGCGCTCCGGCATATAGGTCCCTGCTTCCCGGTAGTACCGCTCTTGACGGTGGATGGAGTACGTTGGTGTGCCGCAGTCTGTGCCGGCGGGTAAGAAGACGCCGTCAACAACCGCGCCGCCTTCCATCACTTCCCGGGGAATCGCACCGGGCACGGCTGGGGCCAGACGCAACGCCTCGTCAATACATGCTTTGAGATACACCAGTTCGCCCAGCTGGCTACTGGTAATGATCTCTTCGACTTCACTAAAGGCACCACGAACTTCGGCGCATAGCTTGGCCAGTGCATCCGGTCTCCGAACTAGGTAGAAGAGTGTGGCTGCCAGTGTAGTCGAGGTTGTATCGCTGCCCGCAATCATGAGGACGTTGGACTCGCCCCAAAGCTCGGGAGTGCTGAGTCCATTGCCAGTCTCCGGATCCTTTGCGTTCAACAGGTAGTGAAAGAAGTCCTTCTTGGCGTCCCGACCAATTCGGGCACGCTCCTTGGCGCGCTCGTTGGCCTCAACCCGCGAATTCATAATGAAGGTCCATCGGTCACGCGTTAGCCTGCGGATGAAGATCTGGTCTAGACCCCATGTGTCCAGAGGCATCCAAAGTCCACACTATGGCATAATCAGAGAAAAGCATTCCTAAATCTGGAGGAGGGAAAAAGCAATGCTGACCACATAGTGCCTGTTCGCAGCACGATCCACTAACCCAACTTTATACCTTTGAGTCTCAGAAATAAGCATATCAAAGCTCTTCCCGAAGCAGAGCTCGCCCATAACATCATACGAGAGATAAC
Above is a genomic segment from Penicillium digitatum chromosome 3, complete sequence containing:
- a CDS encoding Mpv17 / PMP22 family protein; the protein is MTSPLIVTFVQATVLNAVSNILAQLIDQRNNKAPFTLNTVALLQFLGYGILIVAPNFYWQRALEARYPGVPSRSELSDAFSVQSLKSIFSPRSWLSLFSRSHQDDSLPSHKEKEKHVQRPQISGLRSFFMKFFYDQTAASIVNLVLFVIVINLLKGETLAKSWELVVLDFRPLMIARLKYRPVVSVLMYTVIPVDRRVVFASACGVIWGVYLSLYAGV
- a CDS encoding Cytochrome P450 monooxygenase, putative encodes the protein MLVESVLVCLSLKRVLGGLVGLLAAATLTNILYNRFIHPLHRINGPLLASITPWVQLYHGLKGDRHLWLHKLHGQYGTHVRVAPNFVSVNSDCGLHDIYGHGKHLQKATFYNAFPAIKGVYNTHNAIDKTMHGRKRRVLSQAFSDNALKGMEDVMLLHVRQLCAVLAGYDGDFESNEQKGNVKNMGDWFSYLSYDVMGELCFGKSFDMLISETQRYKVGLVDRAANRHYVCGLWMPLDTWGLDQIFIRRLTRDRWTFIMNSRVEANERAKERARIGRDAKKDFFHYLLNAKDPETGNGLSTPELWGESNVLMIAGSDTTSTTLAATLFYLVRRPDALAKLCAEVRGAFSEVEEIITSSQLGELVYLKACIDEALRLAPAVPGAIPREVMEGGAVVDGVFLPAGTDCGTPTYSIHRQERYYREAGTYMPERWIEDATCTVSGVSWQTTKESMEAARHAFCPFSIGPRGCIGKSMAFMEMRLTLARLVFLFDMSLADRQGEDAGHLALTDHFTSAKNGPNVVFRRR